CAAAGATCCCTCCCCCTTACAGTTATTATGAACAGGGAAACCTACTGGGAACAAAACAGTTTGGTGCCAGGctgtaaacatttttatttttgctgtAAAGTTGTGCATTTCGACATTGGGGCTTAGGGGATTGACGTGCTGTTGGAACCAGCCTAAAGTGGCCATCACTGCAGTTTTTTGGCACCTCACCCTAGAAAAGCATActtcacattttcattttagagGAAAGAAGAAACATCATCTTTAATGCGATTAGCTCATGTCCGTTTTTTCCAGTGTATCAGCTGGTTAGAATCTCCCATGACCCCTATTCCACCACGACAATTTCCGTGGCAGGGCTAATGGGGCTAGCTCCAATGAACCCTTTTGGCCCCTCGTCATGACATCCTCGTTTACTTTGCTGCTCTTCCCAGCAACACCagggaaaaaaactaaatgcTGGACCTCGCTGAGGACAGCTCATTTTGTTCTTATACTTACAAGGCTAGGTTCACTAGCAAGCACAAGTTTTCCAACAACTTTCTACTCTTCGTGGTACTTGCCATGAACTGCTGTTGCTCACGTACATTTTGTCCCAGACTCTGAGGTAAAGGTCCAATGTATACTGCTTTATGCTCTTGGTGCTGTCCAGGCAAATAGTTGGTACCCTAGTTCAACCAATTTACGCAGCCGAGAGCCAGCACCTCTGCAGTGGAAACACAACAAAATGGTTCGCAAACGGACATCGGCTCAGAACCATTCCTGGAACTGCCTCAAGGAAAAGGGGTGACTTCCAATGTCAACAACACACCCACAATTAAGGCAGTGTTAAAAAGAGTGGAGCTAATGATACAGCCTGAAATCCTCCAAAGTGTTTTCCACCTGAACGATAACAACTCTTCCATCTATCAAGTTATCACCACTGATCTTTCCTGTCCCGCTCAGCACTGCTCCTCCCCCAAAGATCCTGCAATGTCACTCAGGTCCAGAGAGTCCGCAGGTATGGGAGTTTTCCTGCTGCTTTTCAGAGACTGGCTGGGATAAACCTCCACGGATTTTGAGATAGATTGCATGGAGCGTTCGCGGTAATATCCAAAAGCTTCCCGTgcgttctcttcacggatgctTTGCTCAAAGGTCTTGCGCTTGTGCCTGAACTCGATGACTGTCTTGGTGTAGGAGTTGAGGGTGGTGACTGATGCGCCCATGCAGCAGGTAAAGGACGCCCAGGCCAtgctgaaaaatatatatatatcacttaGTAATTCAGCACAAGTAGTGACTGGTGTTGGATGTTATGATTAAAAAAGGGGAACACCCATGTAGAGACAAAATTCAAAATTgcatttggataatttttttctcAATATTTTTTGTTTGCGGAGATTAGTGTTAAGCACATTGAAGTATTTTTCATTCTCCTCAAGCATGCTGGGCCACATGAGAGATCAGACAATCACATCATTGCCTCATGTACTTCATGCGTGTTGGTTAATGCCAACAAAAGGTCTTGAATTGTTTCGCTTCTGCAAACGATTTTTCAGCATACTGTGCATATTGTGAAATATCATCTCCTTATGCAATTCCAATCAGGCATGCATTGGAGCTTTGCACACCAAAGCCTAATCCTACCATAACATGAGAGCTTCGGGATTGTTTTCATTAGAAACAGTGATGCTAAGGAGAGGTGACAGCAGAGATGCAACAAACTATTTGGGGCTGCTACGTCCAGAAGGGAATCGCTCATCTGGCCTCTTACCGGCTGATTCAaatcaactttatttataaaacaGAGCTTTATATGATATGATGGATGATGATGGTGTGAGTACAATCTTTGAGTTTGAGTGTGGAGTCATACCAAAAGGACCAGCCGTACACCCAGTTGTAGGGTCTCCAGTCGGGGGGGCCGAGGCTGACAGTGACCTGGAACACCTGTGTGTACATCACATGAGCCACCATGCCCAGAAGACCTGAaacaataaagaaaaaatgtgGTTAGCTAGAAATATAagtataaaaaaataattcttCAGAAACAGGATGGTAagcttcaacaagttttgaactAGAGTAAAACCTTCTCATGAAATATGCAAATATGTAAACAAGATAATGTAATGTCCATTGATTGCCTTAAATTATTGAATTCATGCCCTACTTTCTACACAATGCTTATCTTTTATCAAGTTTTGGCTAATGGAATGTCAAACTCTTGACTATAGCTCCAAAAAGCAATAAAAACAAGTGCTGAAAGCCTCTTTGTTCATTCAAAATAAAACCTGACTACCTGAGAGCACAGTGAAGATGGCAGCGAAGGCGTTGAGCTTGAGTCCATCGATGACGTTGCTGGAGTGGACCAGGTCTAAACACATGAGGCTGAAGCCCACCAGCAGCAGGACGATGTACAACATCTCAGAAACCAGCGACAGCCACAGCATCCCTGCAAAGGGGGGACATATTTGATTACGATAACATTTTAATCATTGTGTTATGTAACGTACAGTTTATTTACAGCAAGTCACAATAAGTCCAAAGTCTTTCATGTGATGGAACCACATGTCTGAATGTCCTTTGACTTTCTCAAGAATCAATCAACAGGTGTATTGCTGAGGATCAAAGGAAGACATTAAAACACAGAATACTCTAAAATGTTAAAGAACTGATTCACTCCATCTCATTCTTCAGAATTATTCTCTGTTTGATTGAGTTATTCTTTCCCAAAATGCTGTCCTATGGTGCAAAGTTAGAcaatttttataagtggggcttttattgtgaaagatAAGAACAGTAGGAGTTGATTTGGCCTTTTGGGGGTGCGGGGTGCTGCCTGAGCGGGGGGGGCATTGGgatgtatattttttaaatagggtcaaaaacactaaactcacaacttaaaatgaaagtgtttagtttatttaataaaagagcacatgttcaatgggaaaagtgacagtagatatagattagttgcaatttggtgctataaatATTGataccatttttatttttttattataattttctttttttttttaaacaccttgaatttcagggggggcgcagcgcccctccaagacaatggtaggggaaacactgaatgTGATGTGACGCTAATTTCGCACACAGCATTGGTTGATGCCTTTATTCACAGTGTGAATGCTTGAAAAATCTACTTTTTCCCAGACATTTCTTTTGCTCTTTCCTCTTGAAATATCTGCTTTAAACAGCAAGGAACAGCATGTTGGGCTCAGCTTACTCTCCATTCATGAACAGATCAGGAAGAGACCAGACATACTGGAGACCTTTAGTAGAAATTTGGAGACATATTTACTCAACATTTTCTTGACGGCCACGTTCATCTGGTTGACATTATTATTTACACACATTGAACTGAATTATTTTAGTATCTTCTGATTCAATCACTTGCAATACAGGATATGACATTTTCTCAGATAGCAAAGTTGAACATCCTTATCCTTATCCTTACTAAACTTAATTGTTATTAATGTTTGATAATACACCTTTACAAATTGATCGAATTGATAAACAAATATACAGGTCACTTCTAGAGTTCCAGATTTGCCTTCAGGGAGTATACTGAAATCATCTATATATAATTATCTGGTAATTATCACAAACATATAGAAGCCCATGAAGGATTTCATTGGTTTGAAAATGTAAACTTATTATTTTCACacatgtacagtatgttttgTTTGAGTAAAATGCTAATTGAATAAAAATGCAATAAAGAAATTTGGATAATTTTTTCGCAAGGTTTGTTCTCGGCAGTATTCATGTATCATTTTGAAAGTTCTATTCCACTGTACATTGGACAATACTAATAAAATACTTATTCAAATTTGGAAACTAAGGTGCATTACATCACCGTAACCGTATTTTCCATGTATACAAGCAATAGCTTATTTAAGTAAAACAATTGAATAGTATaactgttcaaaaataacatTGGAATTTCACATTCAATTTACATAATCCATACTTTAAAAATGTGTAATTAAAAAAGATATACATTTAGAAAATTGGGCTATATTGCAATCACATTTTCAATTGTACATGATCATTTTAATAAAGTCACTGAAGCGACATATAGTTGGAAAGAAATGTCAACCAATCTCCTTCTTTGCCCATAGCCATGTCTGTTAAGAATCAGTGAGGATGACTTGAGAATACAATAAACCTTTCAGGCTGCGTTTCAACATTTTAACAACACTTGGGATTGTTGGAGAACTTCTGATCATGGTTTATGATGATGAGCAGTGGACTCACCTTTCTCTGATGCAGGGGCCAAGTCGATGAAGCTTCTGCACATCTCACCTGAAGCAGAACAAAAATATTGTCGTGACTTCGCACATCATGATAGCAGTAGCTTCTCATATTGAATTCACTATGTGGCAGTTCAGATATTTGTGATTAACCTGTTTCTGGAAGTTCAGAGGGGGCATGTTCTGGATTAAACAAAAGATAAAGGCTCTTAGTACTGAACTGATACAGGCCTCAGTCCTCTTAATCTGTCCAGGTGTGTATCTCTGGATCGGTTTAGACAAAGCATGCACCATGACGCCTGATGATCACACCGCTACAGCAAGGTCAGAGTTCATAAATTCAAAAATGAATGAACAGGATGTTGAATAAGAGACATATGTCAGAAATGCAGCTGCTTTCGGGCACCTAATTCTGTGTCACCAGCTGGTGTGTTGGCAACCTTTACTCAACATCTGGATCTATCCTCTTGTATTTGGCCCATTTTGCATTGAGTTACAATGACAAAATAGCATCGATTACGATTACTATTTGGACACCATTAAAAAAATGATATACCTAGATATAATGAAACCCTTTTTCAAATGAACAAATACAATGTAAAAAAAGACCCATTCCTGCAGATGTGACGTTTTCCCTCGTCATCTGTCGAGCGGGGCGCGTAGCTGCATTTTTTCTAAGTGGAACACTTTAGGTAGAAAGATTTTGGCAACAGCTGTTTTGAGGAAAAACTCATCAAGGCTGCTGTTACATAATCCTTATTAACTCAAGCCGGTGCTCCCCCTCCCCTCCATCGTACAGCCACTTGATGAGATAGACATGTGCTAGGAATTCTTAAATTATCTCAATAGGTGCTTTATTTCTAGTCTTGAACAATATCAACATATGGATTGTTAGCACATTTTTTATTGAATTGAAGATGAATGCTGGGAGATATTTTACACAAGTTGCAGTGTTGCTGTTATGTTTGTTACCTTCAGTGACACGTCCTTGAGCCCTTAGTTAAATTACTTTACACCAACGTCACCATATTCCTTCAACAGTAGAGATAAGGCTTGTGAACACATCATTTACTGGTTTTCCCCCCGTTGGATTAAGCGGCTAAGCAATCACATGCCAACACGATCAAGTGTTCCACTTAAATCCTAGATCTGAGTACAATACTGAAGAGTGAGAATCATCCTTTTctcctttaaaaaaagaaacttCATTCTGAAACTCCTCTGTGCCTCTCTTGCTCTGCATTACCAAATAAACAGATACTCAGGCTAGATCCCTGCAATTAGATAAGTAGTCTGATATAAATGGAAGAAGCGATTATCCCTACATTTTTATGAAAGGGAATACGTAAAAGAGAGAGCTGAATTTAGAGCTGCATTATTACAAATAAGTGAGTTAAAATGACAAATGAAATGATGATttccaacaacaacaaaaaaggtgaacatatatatattttggtttgtgttttaaaatgtgaatgAGGTTAAGTAGGCTCAGACAATAATCTGATGATGACAAAATAATCTACTCTGtcagaataaaaataaaacatagggGAAAGGAGCAAGTGAAATGTGAGGGTGATGGGGTGCaatgttttaatattttttgtaggttaaaggtggggtaggtaagtttcagaaaccggctcgagatacactttttgttatattccatggaatgctcttaacatccgatagcaatgaatatcttaagtgctttgtaaaaaaatccataaaaaaatgtcatctgtagaagccgtaatactgtaaaaagtacaaccaatggatggcctacctgcctgtcagcctgccatcggggcacacatttatctcgtgccctcattggtcatgtgcgcgttcgtgtgtgttaggACATGGATATAAGTCTCTTAAACGTATTTTTTGTTTATCTAATTAATCCCTCCCaattattacacacacacacacacacacacacacacacacacacacacacacacacacacacacacacacacacacacacacacacacacacacacacacacacacacacacacacacacacacacacacacacacacacacacacacacacacacacacacacacacacacacacacacacacacacacacacacacaccttctacTCTTACTTTCATCGTGGATGTTCTCCTCGCAGGAGTACCAGATGCCGGTGTGGAACTGTCTGAAGAGGAAGCGGTCGTccccggtctcccagctgtACACCACCTTGTTCGGGTCCGTCTCGTTCACTCCGTAGTCTATGCACTGGTGAGTCCGCAGTTTGCTGCACTTTGGCTTGGGGACTCTCTGGGTCCCCACGCACCAGTACGTCGTTATAAACGCGGTAATGGAGAAGAAAAGGGCGAAGAAGTTCAAGCTGACCGACAGGAGGCTCCTGCACCTGCGAGTCGTCTTCATTGTCCGTGAGAGGGATGGGGCGGCGCGCGGAGGTGCGAAAAGTTCATGGGTGCTGGCTAATTGTTTCCAAACACACCTGGTGGAGAAGTAGGTCTACAGGTCCCAATTGGCATAGTGAGCAAGCAACTCCATGGATGCTGAGGAGACCGAAGGCATGCACACACTGAATCAGCTGTGTGTCAAAGTGTCACACTCGAGGAAGTGTTTTCCTTTGGCTGGCCCGCGCGCGTCCGGCCCATAGGAATCCACGTTGTTAAAGGATTTGACGCTGCATTGCATCAAGTGGGATTTTCTAATGATGCAGATGCACTTTCTCTCCCCTCACTGTCTCTCTGTCAATATGATGCATTTCCTCCCTTGTGGGTGACAGTCTATTCTCACAACTTCAGACTGCTATTATCCTATTCACGACAAAAGCTACCACGTTATATtactgtatatttatttattacataTGTATGTACTTATTTACTTATTATATTACCAGAGCTGGAGGAAGTGCAATTATTATTTAAGTTAAAAGTATCAGTGTAAAGAAATACAAGTCAGTGTTTCCCATACCATTGTCTTGTAGaggcgctgcgccccgccaacggaaccccacgccccccctgaaattcaaggtgcttaaacaaaagaaaaaaaattattataatttttctttttataaattgttttgtatatatagcaccaaattgcaactaatctatatctactgtcccttttcacattgaacatgtgctcttttattaaataaactaaacactttcatttgaagttgtgagtttagtgttgttgaccctaagaaacactgatgcattaatcaataacaataatccacagctcctctctctgctccagagataTATATcccaaaaatatatatcccaatgccaccaTTTTCTACCATGAAAATGAGCTAGACCTCTCTTTCCAATAACTCTTGAGATCCTCATGAAGATATTAACCATAATCCCGATATTGGAAATTCACCACAATATTCTAAATGTTAGTGTTTTTCTGATGACTAATCAAATACTACTGTATATGGTCCCatacagggacgtgcacagacatttggggGGACGGGAGCTCAAGTGAGAAAAAGGGCACTTGCAtaatcatttataaaaaaaaaaattaaaactaaAAGTTAAATATAGTTGCATATCTCTGACTTACTGACCAATTTATTGTAATACCCTCACACTCACGCAATTGTTTAATACTCAACATAAGTCTACAAACTAATCAGTTAACACAGAGACATGGTCTTCTTTAGTATTCACTAAGCACAAGAGCAGACAACAAACTAGTAAAATTAATAGTTATTAAATGAGCAGCCAACAATCAAAATGatgcctatacagacataaataaaccagcgactgtattcaccatgacacagacagtctgtggtttgtacttgtttaacttttgtctagtttctgaacagatatgaggagctgtgagctatgagtgctaacagctaacggctgatgttggttttgtggttcgcattgaagatgacgtcacggctccgcctacactgcgttattatagtaactaccccaggtcctaaactgtaatggaaacgcagcataaagtgagcctggcctaacaaggcctagccataccgtactaagccgagcgaggccctgcagtggaaaagcgccattagAGGATGATGAGCTGCTGCTGATGACGTTGATGGGGTTCTGATTAACTCTTCACACTGGGAAAATAAGTACTGATGATACCTCCACAAGACTTCAGCCAAAGCCTTCTGAAGGGCAACTGATGTTGGCGCATTTCCAAGATGTTTTCCATGAATGATGTGATTTTGCTGTTTGAGAATGAGCTAAAAATACCAGTCGTTTGAGCCTCCGTGCAAACACTGTTTACAACCCAAGAGTAAAGGAGGCCAGATATGCTTGACATCTCTGTTATACAGATTATGACTCTGGCAAATCAGGACACCACAATGTCCCAAATACTGCTGAACAAGCTGCTTCTATAAATGTGGGTAATTAACAACTTGCAAGGGGTTTCATGTAAAGGTGACCAAGGGATGACAGGGACATTAGCTGCTCTGATTAAACAGGATTTAAACCTCCCACTTCAAACCCATTTCATTTGATGAACTGCTTTGGTGAGAGTTGAAAAAGTTCTAGGAAAAGACCCACTGTTGGGGTAAGTAAGTAATCACTTCCCGCTTCCCACATCCAAAAGCTTGGAAACGTGTCCTGGAATTACCCAGTGGTTCCTGCCAACAGCTGCCAACAGCTGCCAAAGAGTCTTATTGAGTATCAGCAGCATAGTGAGAGTCAGAATACTTGGCCAGACGGTACACTgcactctaaaaacgaattcaggcgaccttgcacctccacttaattaaatgcatggttgcaagatacaaatgtgagttaattgatttagataaacattttaagttgcaaacattaatttataagttgtgttgacgtaataatgttggtaattacatcaacttaatattgtgtgtaatttgaactctgatttctgtgttaattgacttaaaactaaattcaggttgtagtaagtaatgcaattggcttgataacttaattgttctacaccttgagttaaggatttcaagtccactcccacttaacatgcctggacaagttcccacagttaagacaaatagaaatatacaaagaacattttaaggtgagtgtcatcttttgtcattcaaatacagtatagccttgtagttgcactgtataggcaaattgctgtttgaccaaaattagcagcctttgaactgtgaatagttctgtgagaggatacaaagtagtagaggctactgtgagagtaacaatactttggttactattgtgatatcgctttttattcaaaaatgaatctcggtgaagcagatcaaggatgcttcttgagataggatcgttatttagagttgtcattgaaatgcaagttgttggcagtcacccattcagaatatattcatttaggtcatttctccttttttcctttttcaaaaatagcacaatacaattgaagtacgcagagaactatagccatccgctgccttgtcgtgtaccttggagaaaaggaagaggaccttttcaaggagtttagcggcgtaattaaaaatcttgaaatcaaatcaaatccacGGGCACAGTGTAAAaacacaggacaaaagcactgctctctgtcagttacattttgaagcatattgcacttttggccacaccccaatcaataatatcttagcagcgttcagcatggataggtgttgacagcaatggcatgggaaaaggattgtgtaacatttgaaaagtggcttctgctcttcactGTCATATtataaatttgagtattgataaatgtatttgcccACAGGCATGGAAAATAGCAAAAATTATTCCATTTGCAAAAAATCCAGCTGGACCATTTTCTGGTACAAATAGCCGTCCAATAAGTTTATTACCAGCATTAGCAAAGATAATGGAGAGAATAATTttcaatcaaatacaaaaatactttgaagGTAACAAACTTAATACTGTGTATCAACATGCTTATAGACCTGGCCATTCCACATGCACCGCTTTAACACAAATGACAGATGACTGGAAGGGCGAACTAGATAATAGGAAGTTAGTGGGTGCAGTACTACTCGATTTtagttctgcttttgatgtcattgaccattctttgttgttacagaagctggaacaatatggttttcatttggaaacgctgaagtggttagaaagttacctgacaaatcgaagtcaaactgttttttttaatggaagtctctcaaagatgaaaaaagtcacctgtggagtacctcagggtagttgtttgggaccacttttattttctatttttacaaatgacctaccattagtgttagaaaaagctaaaattgtaatgtatgcagatgactcaacaatatattatgcagcatcaactacaagagagttgacaaatgttatgaataaagatctactactgatatcagagtgggtcataaataataagttggtacttaatgccggaaaaacaaaatcgttattaataggatcaaatcatcagttaaaaggtgaaccaaaattgcaactacatttaaaccatattgaaattgaacaggtcaaggagacaaaattgctaggtataaccctggatcataaattatcttggtctaaacaaattgataatgttgtatgtaaaatgggaaggggtgtgtcacttgtaaaaagaattgtaaaatatttgcctatggatgtcagtagacaagttttggatgctttggttctgtcgcagcttgattattgtttggttatatggtctagtgctgctgaaaaagatttaaacaaact
Above is a window of Pseudochaenichthys georgianus chromosome 1, fPseGeo1.2, whole genome shotgun sequence DNA encoding:
- the LOC117454699 gene encoding germ cell-specific gene 1-like protein, whose protein sequence is MKTTRRCRSLLSVSLNFFALFFSITAFITTYWCVGTQRVPKPKCSKLRTHQCIDYGVNETDPNKVVYSWETGDDRFLFRQFHTGIWYSCEENIHDESEMCRSFIDLAPASEKGMLWLSLVSEMLYIVLLLVGFSLMCLDLVHSSNVIDGLKLNAFAAIFTVLSGLLGMVAHVMYTQVFQVTVSLGPPDWRPYNWVYGWSFCMAWASFTCCMGASVTTLNSYTKTVIEFRHKRKTFEQSIREENAREAFGYYRERSMQSISKSVEVYPSQSLKSSRKTPIPADSLDLSDIAGSLGEEQC